In Solanum stenotomum isolate F172 chromosome 6, ASM1918654v1, whole genome shotgun sequence, one DNA window encodes the following:
- the LOC125868097 gene encoding uncharacterized protein LOC125868097: MSFDSTENCIPVWRQILNSTLLVLRSHSLHFHALSIMFLWPIIFSLIVYPSFYLAFFHPDYNFVTSTRQPQFSISSFEIIVTMVCTLFFALFFLCSIATITYSTVQAYNDRPMNLISSIKSIRNSFFPLLSTFIVSHTIFISVSIIFALALVVLLQIIKKLGLIELQNDSNHFWFLFILVIVPVLLWLQVNWSLAYAIAAVESKWGFETLRRSAYLVKGMRWVAFWTHLFYGLALGAMVIGSNVVFVLLGVGKDDHWRSFSITSQVMQCTVLGTLGMNQFLVLNVVLYMYCKDLEGEKLSFEDVSVPLDEEEKNHNIV; this comes from the coding sequence ATGTCGTTTGATTCTACAGAAAATTGTATCCCTGTATGGAGACAGATCCTAAATTCAACCTTGCTCGTACTCAGATCTCATTCTCTCCATTTCCATGCACTTTCAATCATGTTCCTGTGGCCTATAATTTTCTCTCTAATTGTATATCCTTCTTTCTATCTCGCCTTCTTTCATCCCGATTATAATTTCGTCACTTCAACTCGTCAACCTCAATTTTCCATTTCCAGTTTCGAAATTATTGTAACCATGGTGTGCACTCTGTTTTTTGCCCTGTTTTTCCTCTGTTCCATAGCCACAATTACATATAGCACCGTTCAAGCATACAACGATAGACCGATGAACCTCATTTCGTCGATTAAATCTATCAGAAATTCCTTCTTCCCCCTTCTCTCCACCTTCATCGTTTCACATACCATTTTCATTTCAGTTTCTATCATTTTCGCCCTTGCCTTAGTCGTTTTACTccaaattattaaaaaactaGGCTTAATTGAACTCCAAAACGACTCGAATCACTTCTGGTTTTTGTTCATTCTCGTGATCGTACCAGTACTGCTATGGCTACAGGTGAACTGGTCATTAGCTTATGCGATAGCAGCGGTTGAATCCAAATGGGGATTCGAAACGCTGAGGAGAAGTGCGTATTTGGTGAAAGGGATGAGATGGGTAGCTTTCTGGACACATTTGTTCTACGGGCTAGCGTTGGGAGCAATGGTGATTGGATCTAATGTCGTTTTTGTGCTTTTGGGTGTGGGGAAGGATGATCATTGGCGGAGTTTTTCTATTACATCACAAGTTATGCAGTGTACAGTGCTCGGAACTTTGGGAATGAATCAGTTTCTTGTATTGAATGTGGTATTGTATATGTATTGCAAGGACTTGGAAGGCGAAAAATTGTCATTTGAAGATGTATCAGTGCCATTGGACGAGGAGGAGAAGAATCATAATATTGTGTAG
- the LOC125868098 gene encoding uncharacterized protein LOC125868098 isoform X1 codes for MKSHSLHFHGLSILFLLPIIFTLIIYPSFHLALFHPDYNFHQLDSHYLPRSSFEIVIPILYTLCLSLFYLCAVATITHSAAQALCDKPISLLCSVKSIRNSFFPLLSTFILTNTILISIALIFVLVVVFLVQTLRSIGLIELKYDLNHFLYLCFFSLIVLVPILVWLQVNWLLAYVIAVLESKSGFEALRRSADLLKGKRWIASYAMLYGMPLMGLLVVTHSIVSVMAGVAHGSLVAIVVAVAGSFMMNHYILENVALYMYCKDEFFNGEKSPLEIGDKFTGASELCIYANG; via the coding sequence ATGAAGTCTCACTCTCTACATTTCCATGGACTTTCAATTCTCTTCCTCTTACCTATCATTTTCACTCTCATCATATATCCTTCTTTCCACCTCGCTCTCTTTCATCCCGACTATAATTTCCACCAACTTGACTCCCATTACCTTCCCCGTTCCAGTTTCGAAATTGTCATACCCATACTATACACTCTCTGTCTGTCCCTCTTTTACCTCTGTGCCGTAGCCACAATTACACACAGCGCTGCTCAAGCATTGTGCGATAAACCGATCAGCCTTCTTTGCTCTGTTAAATCTATTAGAAATTCCTTCTTTCCTCTTCTCTCCACTTTTATCCTTACTAATACCATTCTCATTTCAATTGCTCTGATTTTCGTCCTAGTCGTTGTTTTTCTAGTCCAAACTCTTCGATCTATCGGATTAATTGAACTCAAATACGACCTGAATCACTTTTTATATCTGTGTTTTTTCTCGTTGATAGTGCTTGTACCGATTCTGGTTTGGCTACAGGTGAATTGGTTATTAGCTTATGTGATAGCAGTGCTTGAATCTAAGTCAGGTTTCGAAGCACTGAGGAGAAGTGCGGATTTGTTAAAGGGGAAGAGATGGATAGCTTCGTACGCGATGCTGTATGGCATGCCTTTGATGGGACTGTTGGTGGTTACTCATTCCATTGTTTCAGTCATGGCGGGTGTTGCCCATGGTAGCTTGGTGGCTATAGTGGTGGCTGTGGCAGGATCTTTTATGATGAATCACTATATTTTAGAGAATGTGGCTTTGTACATGTATTGTAAAGACGAATTCTTCAATGGTGAAAAATCGCCAT
- the LOC125868096 gene encoding uncharacterized protein LOC125868096, which yields MNTSTTENGGSLWSEIIESTRTIFKSHVRHFHAISILFLLPIIFSLILYPSFELAIFFPDYDFTSYTQLQFPQFFAISSFEIILLVVYALFLAFFFICGVGTTTYSAVQVIYDRPINVVSSIKSMRNSFFPLLSTFIVSQTIFISITLLFALILVFVVRILQSLGLIELKSDLNRVLFLVIFSLIVLVPILIWLQVNWSLAYVITVVESKKGYETLRRSAKLVKGERCVALKILMYYEIAIALMVVWCAMFLARGEQWRSFTGILLTAFTSVMGYLLMNQYLVANVVLYMHCKELNDEKLMSETAAGEYVSLPVEEEEKNHDVV from the coding sequence ATGAATACTTCAACAACAGAAAATGGCGGTAGCTTATGGAGTGAAATCATTGAATCAACTAGAACAATATTCAAATCTCATGTTCGCCATTTTCATGCTATTTCAATCCTCTTCCTTTTGCCTATCATTTTCTCTCTAATTTTATATCCTTCTTTCGAACTTGCCATATTTTTCCCTGATTATGATTTCACTAGTTACACTCAACTTCaatttcctcaatttttcgcAATTTCAAGTTTCGAAATTATTCTACTTGTAGTATATGCTCTGTTTTTGGCCTTCTTTTTCATCTGTGGAGTAGGCACTACTACATATAGCGCGGTTCAAGTGATCTATGATAGACCGATCAACGTCGTTTCATCTATAAAATCTATGAGAAATTCCTTCTTCCCTCTTCTCTCCACCTTCATTGTTTCGCAAACTATTTTCATTTCAATCACTCTTCTTTTCGCCCTAATTTTGGTGTTTGTAGTGCGAATTCTTCAATCTCTTGGACTAATTGAGCTCAAATCAGACTTGAATCGCGTGTTATTTTTGGTTATTTTCTCGTTGATCGTGCTTGTACCGATTCTGATTTGGCTACAGGTGAACTGGTCTTTAGCTTATGTGATAACAGTAGTTGAATCGAAGAAAGGTTACGAGACACTAAGGAGAAGTGCCAAGTTAGTAAAGGGGGAGAGATGTGTAGCTTTGAAGATTCTTATGTATTACGAGATTGCGATTGCATTGATGGTGGTTTGGTGTGCCATGTTTTTAGCCAGAGGCGAACAATGGAGGAGCTTCACGGGGATACTGCTCACTGCGTTTACTTCTGTGATGGGATATTTACTGATGAATCAGTATCTTGTGGCGAACGTGGTGTTATATATGCACTGCAAGGAATTAAACGATGAGAAATTGATGTCGGAAACTGCTGCTGGAGAATACGTTTCCCTGCCTGttgaagaagaggagaagaatcATGATGTTGTGTAG
- the LOC125869031 gene encoding uncharacterized protein LOC125869031 codes for MSSSTENGNGIPLWREILKLSTLINKANSEHFDVLTIFFLLPFLFTPTVYPSFHLALFHPDYHFNNKLIQFEISLSNFEIIALIICTLYFTLFFLCAVATFTYSAVQASYRRPINLVSSIKSIRYSFFRLLSTFIISHTILISITLIFALVLALLSQILELKYDLNHLIIFALIVLVPILVWLQVNWSLAYVVAVVESKQGYETLRRSAYLVKGVGVRSIVLSMVLFYGLVVGGMVVGGSMLFFIMCTSDQWIISAVILPILVISVVISYKTMNQYLVGNAVLYMYCNDFNGEKFPLEIGDNECSDEYQSLNTV; via the coding sequence aTGTCTTCTTCTACAGAAAATGGTAATGGTATCCCCTTATGGAGAGAGATCCTAAAATTATCCACTCTCATAAACAAAGCTAATTCAGAACATTTTGATGTCCTTACAATCTTCTTTCTCTTGCCCTTTCTTTTCACTCCCACCGTATATCCTTCTTTCCACCTCGCTCTCTTTCATCCCGACTATCATTTCAACAACAAACTTATTCAGTTCGAAATTTCCCTCTCCAATTTTGAAATTATCGCACTCATAATATGCACTCTCTATTTTACCCTGTTTTTCCTCTGTGCCGTAGCCACATTTACATACAGCGCTGTTCAAGCATCCTATCGTAGACCCATCAACCTTGTTTCCTCTATTAAATCTATCAGATATTCCTTTTTCCGTCTTCTCTCCACCTTTATCATTTCTCATACCATTCTCATTTCAATCACTCTCATTTTTGCGTTAGTTTTAGCCCTCTTATCCCAAATTTTGGAACTTAAATACGATCTAAATCACTTGATTATTTTCGCGTTAATTGTACTCGTACCAATTCTGGTTTGGCTACAGGTAAACTGGTCATTAGCTTATGTGGTAGCAGTGGTTGAATCAAAACAGGGCTACGAGACACTAAGGAGAAGCGCGTATTTAGTGAAAGGGGTGGGGGTGAGATCAATTGTTTTATCGATGGTGCTATTTTACGGGCTTGTGGTGGGAGGAATGGTGGTTGGTGGTTCAATGCTTTTTTTCATAATGTGTACATCTGATCAGTGGATCATCTCAGCGGTGATATTGCCCATATTAGTGATTTCAGTAGTGATATCATATAAGACCATGAATCAGTATCTAGTCGGAAACGCTGTCTTGTATATGTATTGCAACGACTTCAATGGCGAAAAATTTCCCTTGGAGATTGGAGACAACGAATGTAGCGATGAGTATCAATCTCTCAACACGGTGTGA
- the LOC125867939 gene encoding uncharacterized protein LOC125867939: MEAANLTGLSPRLKSVSLERDKNDDPDFEDSELEEDRHFHSMDALEILKETVTILRYNPIGFLSIAALLICPVSAVLLSNVLVDQYVVKKLMIRLLFLAKSSGLPLKPFINQSCQKFSEMVISAVMCFPLYVSLLLLSKAAIVYSVDCTYSRKNFDSKKFYIIVTKIWKRIVVTYMWVCMVITGCLVLFLVLLVAVSSAFSVMGFPPDLILYPAMIVGIIFSIILANAMIICNIAIVISVLEDDSGPEALLRSSSLIKGQTQVGLLIFLGSTIGMTFVEGLFEHRVKIISYEDGSSRIWEGPLLVILYSFVMLIDSMMSTVFYFSCKSYRMEASNEESLPVLEALTISSALAEVQ; the protein is encoded by the exons ATGGAAGCTGCGAATTTGACTGGATTGAGTCCGAGATTGAAATCAGTTTCATTGGAGAGAGATAAAAATGATGATCCAGATTTTGAAGATTCCGAATTGGA GGAAGATAGGCATTTTCATTCTATGGATGCGTTGGAGATTTTGAAGGAAACTGTAACGATTCTTCGGTATAATCCTATCGGTTTTTTGTCAATTGCTGCATTGTTAATTTGCCCTGTTTCTGCTGTTCTGTTATCTAATGTCTTAGTTGATCAGTACGTTGTGAAGAAATTAATGATAAGATTGTTGTTTTTGGCTAAATCGAGTGGGCTTCCACTTAAGCCTTTTATCAATCAGTCGTGTCAAAAGTTCTCTGAAATGGTGATTTCAGCTGTTATGTGTTTTCCGTTATATGTTAGTTTGTTGCTTTTGTCTAAAGCTGCTATAGTGTACTCTGTTGATTGTACTTACTCGAGGAAGAATTTCGATTCTAAAAAGTTTTATATCATTGTCACCAAGATTTGGAAACGTATCGTGGTGACTTATATGTGGGTGTGTATGGTGATTACTGGTTGTCTCgtgttgtttcttgtacttctcGTGGCTGTCAGCAGTGCCTTCTCTGTAATGGGGTTCCCTCCAGACTTAATTTTGTACCCCGCGATGATAGTTGGGATTATATTCTCTATAATTTTAGCAAATGCTATGATAATTTGCAATATTGCTATTGTGATATCTGTTTTGGAGGATGACTCTGGACCGGAGGCGTTGCTGAGGTCTAGTTCCCTCATCAAGGGGCAGACACAAGTTGGGCTATTGATATTTCTGGGATCGACTATTGGGATGACATTTGTGGAGGGATTGTTTGAGCATAGAGTGAAGATAATAAGCTATGAAGATGGATCTTCAAGAATATGGGAAGGGCCTCTTCTGGTAATATTATACTCTTTTGTGATGCTTATTGACTCCATGATGAGTACTGTTTTTTACTTCAGCTGTAAATCATATAGAATGGAAGCCTCAAATGAAGAAAGTTTGCCTGTATTAGAAGCCTTGACGATCTCTTCAGCATTAGCAGAAGTCCAATAA
- the LOC125868931 gene encoding uncharacterized protein LOC125868931: MSSSTENRRPLWREILISSTLVRKPNSVHFRALSILFLWPILFTLNVYPSFHLSHFHPDYDFTIFTQLSLSNFEIMALIMCTLFLVLFYLCTIATFTYSAVQASYGRPINLVSSIKSIKNSFFPLLSTFIISHTILISITLIFSIVLALLFRLIQFKYNLNHFIIFALIVLVPILVWLQVNWSLAYVLAVVESKQGYETLRRSAYLVKGVRSIALSMVLFYGLAMGCSLGGCSIYLVIIGKAKGEQWSFVMVILLQIFQSLEGAYVMMNQYLVGNAVLYTYCKDLNDQKLSGDNEFGSEYVSLMV, encoded by the coding sequence ATGTCTTCTTCTACAGAAAATCGTAGACCCCTATGGAGAGAGATCCTAATATCATCCACCCTCGTAAGAAAACCTAATTCAGTACATTTTCGTGCCCTTTCAATCCTCTTCCTTTGGCCCATCCTTTTCACTCTCAACGTATATCCTTCTTTCCACCTCTCCCACTTTCATCCCGATTACGATTTCACCATTTTCACTCAACTTTCCCTctctaattttgaaattatggcACTTATAATGTGCACTCTGTTTTTGGTCCTGTTTTACCTCTGTACCATAGCCACATTTACATACAGCGCCGTTCAAGCATCCTATGGTAGACCGATCAACCTTGTTTCCTCTATTAAATCTATCAAAAATTCCTTCTTCCCTCTTCTCTCCACCTTTATCATTTCTCATACCATTCTCATTTCAATCACTCTCATTTTCTCCATAGTTTTAGCCCTCTTATTCAGactaattcaattcaaataCAATCTAAATCACTTCATTATTTTCGCGTTAATTGTACTCGTACCAATTCTGGTTTGGCTACAGGTAAACTGGTCATTAGCTTATGTGCTAGCAGTGGTTGAATCAAAACAGGGTTATGAGACACTAAGGAGAAGCGCATATTTAGTGAAGGGGGTCAGATCAATAGCTTTATCGATGGTGCTATTTTACGGGCTTGCGATGGGATGTTCATTGGGTGGTTGTTCCATTTATTTAGTCATCATAGGTAAAGCAAAGGGCGAACAATGGAGCTTCGTAATGGTGATATTGTTGCAGATATTTCAGAGTTTAGAAGGCGCATATGTGATGATGAATCAGTATCTTGTCGGTAACGCTGTGTTGTATACATATTGCAAGGACTTGAATGACCAAAAATTGTCCGGAGACAACGAATTTGGCAGTGAATATGTATCTCTCATGGTGTGA